The Pseudomonas sp. KU26590 genomic sequence CGTCGATGTCGAGCAGATCGTCAATAGACTGCTCGGCCAGGTCTTCGCGGGTAATTACGCCGCGCACCGCCAGTTCCATCGCCAAATCCTTGTCCATACCCTCAAGCGAGAGCAGGTCTTCGGCCGGATGGGCGTCTGCCAGCTTTTCCTCAGTAGCGATGGCTTTAGTCAACAAACGATCCTTGGCACGAGCGCGAAGCTCGTTGACGGTATCTTCGTCAAAGCCGTCGATGTTGAGCATTTCTTCCAACGGTACGTAGGCAATCTCTTCCAGGCTGGTGAAGCCTTCGTCTACCAGAACCTGAGCAAGATCCTCATCGACTTCCAGCTCGTCGATAAAGTTGCGCAGGATGTCACCGGTTTCCGCTTGCTGCTTGGCCTGGATGTCCGATTCGGTCATCACGTTAAGGGTCCAGCCAGTCAACTGACTGGCCAACCGCACGTTCTGGCCACCGCGGCCAATCGCCTGGGCGAGGTTGTCTGCGCCTACAGCGATGTCCATGGCGTGGGCATCTTCATCAACGATGATCGCTGCCACTTCGGCAGGCGACATGGCGTTGATGACGAACTGCGCCGGGTTATCGTCCCAAAGCACGATATCCACACGCTCGCCGCCCAACTCGCCGGAAACAGCCTGCACGCGCGAACCACGCATGCCGATGCACGCGCCTTGCGGGTCAATGCGTTTATCCTTGGAGCGAACTGCGATCTTTGCACGCGAACCAGGATCACGAGAGGCAGCCATCACCTCGATGAGTCCTTCAGCAATTTCCGGAACTTCAATCCGGAACAGCTCGATCAGCATTTCCGGCGCGGTACGCGACAGGATCAGCTGAGGGCCGCGGTTTTCGGTGCGGATCTCTTTGAGCAGTGCACGGACGCGGACACCAACGCGGAAAGTCTCCCGCGAAATGATGTCTTCACGCGCCAGCAGAGCTTCGGCATTGTTGCCAAGGTCGACGATGACATTGTCACGTGTAACTTTCTTAACAGTGCCGGAAATGATTTCGCCCAGACGCTCACGGTAGGCGTCCACGACTTGAGCTCGCTCGGCTTCGCGAACTTTCTGCACAATGACTTGCTTGGCAG encodes the following:
- the nusA gene encoding transcription termination factor NusA, translating into MSKEVLLVVESVSNEKGVPADVIFEALEIALATATKKRFEDEVDLRVEINRQTGAYETFRRWTVVEEDDLDDPAIETWPSKVALTHPGANVGDVVEEKIDSIEFGRIAAQTAKQVIVQKVREAERAQVVDAYRERLGEIISGTVKKVTRDNVIVDLGNNAEALLAREDIISRETFRVGVRVRALLKEIRTENRGPQLILSRTAPEMLIELFRIEVPEIAEGLIEVMAASRDPGSRAKIAVRSKDKRIDPQGACIGMRGSRVQAVSGELGGERVDIVLWDDNPAQFVINAMSPAEVAAIIVDEDAHAMDIAVGADNLAQAIGRGGQNVRLASQLTGWTLNVMTESDIQAKQQAETGDILRNFIDELEVDEDLAQVLVDEGFTSLEEIAYVPLEEMLNIDGFDEDTVNELRARAKDRLLTKAIATEEKLADAHPAEDLLSLEGMDKDLAMELAVRGVITREDLAEQSIDDLLDIDGIDDDRAGKLIMAARAHWFE